From Leptospira ryugenii, a single genomic window includes:
- a CDS encoding Crp/Fnr family transcriptional regulator encodes MAVKKENTINIFDFVNTVPTKLYKKGEIIVREGDASNEKMYFILNGVLSVGMGAPDQGNFHEVRKLSTGEFFGEIALISAHPRSMTVFIESDRAQLGILDKQNLIKIATTNPMFVYALLQTYVERLLEAEQKLKDLLDGT; translated from the coding sequence ATGGCTGTAAAAAAAGAAAACACGATCAACATTTTCGATTTTGTAAATACGGTTCCGACCAAACTGTACAAAAAAGGGGAGATCATCGTTCGAGAAGGTGATGCCTCCAATGAAAAGATGTACTTCATTTTGAACGGTGTCTTGTCCGTAGGTATGGGAGCTCCCGACCAAGGAAATTTCCATGAAGTGAGAAAACTGAGCACCGGAGAGTTTTTCGGTGAAATCGCATTGATTTCCGCTCACCCGAGGTCCATGACAGTCTTTATCGAGTCAGACCGCGCCCAATTGGGTATTCTAGACAAACAAAACCTCATTAAAATAGCGACCACCAATCCCATGTTTGTGTATGCATTATTGCAAACATATGTAGAAAGGCTTTTAGAAGCCGAACAAAAGTTAAAAGATTTACTAGATGGGACTTAA
- a CDS encoding Crp/Fnr family transcriptional regulator, producing the protein MGLKESLAKLSMVTLKRGEVLFKEGVPSNGAMFFLFEGQLDIYKHIEGKHTKLRSILPGEFFGEMAIINNSPRAASIVTVSDSAKIGVINRNSFVKMSQEAPEFLFLLLKRVIERLYETDSKIRAIKRAKDDAKSGKVTENPMKDSPAVDPDSIPMISVDDVIPNSE; encoded by the coding sequence ATGGGACTTAAAGAATCACTCGCAAAACTTTCCATGGTCACCCTGAAACGGGGTGAAGTTCTATTTAAAGAAGGAGTCCCCTCAAATGGAGCAATGTTCTTTTTATTTGAAGGACAGTTGGATATCTATAAACATATAGAAGGGAAACATACCAAACTACGGAGTATTTTGCCGGGTGAGTTTTTTGGAGAAATGGCGATTATCAACAACAGCCCACGCGCAGCATCTATTGTCACTGTTTCGGATTCGGCAAAGATTGGTGTGATCAACCGCAACTCCTTTGTTAAAATGAGCCAGGAAGCTCCGGAATTTCTTTTTTTGCTTTTGAAACGCGTCATTGAGCGACTTTATGAAACTGATTCTAAGATCAGAGCCATCAAACGGGCTAAAGACGACGCTAAATCTGGAAAAGTCACCGAAAATCCTATGAAGGATTCCCCCGCAGTAGACCCTGATTCCATACCAATGATCTCTGTGGACGATGTGATACCGAACTCAGAATGA
- a CDS encoding SDR family oxidoreductase, producing the protein MIKNAIVTGASGGLGSAIVKLLLGQGYQVYGCGRSQIQGFSHPSFHFQILDLTDQKKVMDWVNFLKSLGGIDVLVHNAGTAHFSPLEEIPDVQLKEMIAVNFQAPIAITQQLTRSLKEKKGHIIFVSSIAAVQVSPWGSIYAATKAGLLHFAREIFAELRKYDVKVSSILPEMIDTKFYETKNFGIEDSDPISYLSTEDVCKAIGFLLSQSEASVVSEITLQSQHLKIKRKKRSF; encoded by the coding sequence ATGATAAAAAATGCAATAGTAACGGGTGCTAGCGGAGGTCTTGGTTCTGCAATTGTGAAACTTCTTTTAGGCCAAGGTTACCAAGTGTACGGTTGTGGTCGCTCTCAGATACAAGGCTTTTCACATCCTTCCTTTCATTTCCAAATTTTGGACTTAACTGACCAAAAAAAGGTAATGGATTGGGTAAACTTTTTGAAAAGTCTGGGTGGCATTGATGTTTTGGTCCACAATGCGGGTACTGCACATTTTTCACCATTGGAAGAAATCCCTGATGTTCAACTAAAAGAGATGATCGCTGTAAACTTTCAGGCTCCCATTGCCATTACACAGCAGTTAACACGTTCTTTGAAAGAAAAGAAAGGCCATATAATTTTTGTATCCTCGATTGCAGCAGTGCAAGTATCACCTTGGGGTTCCATATATGCAGCTACAAAGGCAGGGCTATTGCACTTTGCACGAGAAATTTTTGCTGAACTTAGAAAGTATGATGTAAAGGTGAGTAGCATCCTTCCGGAAATGATCGATACAAAGTTTTACGAAACAAAGAACTTTGGTATCGAGGACTCTGATCCTATCTCATATTTGAGCACAGAAGACGTCTGTAAGGCGATTGGATTTTTGCTTTCTCAAAGTGAAGCCTCTGTGGTTTCAGAGATCACCTTGCAATCGCAGCACCTTAAAATCAAAAGAAAAAAAAGATCATTCTGA
- a CDS encoding DNA alkylation repair protein, whose translation MITFITESLKETYPKLDAKSMVSFITKNGWQGLELKDRIHRICLAFIEFLPKAFEKRNLLLIQYIEKLRQKGVPDFNFPHIYLPEIVSETGVSEFESSMKILEEITVFTSAEFAIRRFYQEDFLGTVQQMKEWAKHKNPYVRRLASEGSRPFLPWGIGIQKIKANPEIHLPILERNWNDSDETVRRSVANHLNDISKLQPDLTKDFCLSRLGISEEGDKILRHALRTLLKRGDREVLSRFLFNTSWKPKDLYFQFKQKSIHIGESISFLIRFQNTSKQKEKIRIEYKIKFLLANGKYGEKVFQIGETTLDPNNSLEKTKSHSFRPITTRVYYPGKHSIHIILNGNQVATGEFYLKAKAKKKGNS comes from the coding sequence ATGATTACCTTTATCACTGAATCATTGAAAGAAACATATCCGAAATTAGATGCCAAATCTATGGTCTCTTTCATCACAAAAAATGGATGGCAAGGCCTAGAACTAAAGGATAGAATCCATAGGATTTGTTTAGCATTCATAGAATTTCTTCCAAAGGCATTTGAGAAAAGAAATCTGCTCCTTATCCAGTACATAGAAAAACTCCGCCAAAAAGGAGTCCCAGACTTTAACTTTCCACATATCTATTTACCAGAGATTGTATCAGAGACAGGAGTATCCGAATTTGAATCTAGTATGAAAATTTTAGAAGAGATCACGGTATTCACATCTGCTGAGTTTGCGATCCGCCGTTTCTACCAAGAAGATTTTTTAGGAACTGTTCAGCAAATGAAAGAATGGGCGAAGCATAAAAATCCATACGTGCGAAGGCTTGCAAGTGAAGGTTCTAGACCCTTTCTTCCCTGGGGAATCGGGATCCAAAAGATCAAAGCAAATCCAGAAATCCATCTACCCATTCTAGAAAGAAATTGGAACGACTCAGATGAAACTGTTAGGCGAAGTGTTGCCAATCACTTAAATGATATATCCAAACTTCAGCCTGACCTCACCAAAGACTTTTGTCTGTCTCGCTTAGGAATCTCAGAGGAAGGAGATAAAATATTGAGGCATGCACTGAGGACCCTACTCAAGAGAGGTGATAGAGAAGTGCTTTCCAGGTTTTTATTTAACACTTCCTGGAAACCTAAAGACCTTTATTTTCAGTTTAAACAAAAATCAATCCATATCGGTGAATCCATTTCTTTTCTCATTCGCTTTCAAAATACTTCCAAACAAAAAGAAAAAATCAGGATCGAATACAAAATCAAATTCCTTTTAGCAAATGGTAAGTATGGCGAGAAGGTATTCCAAATCGGGGAAACGACTCTGGACCCAAATAATTCGCTTGAGAAAACCAAGAGCCATTCCTTTCGTCCCATCACCACCCGAGTTTATTACCCAGGAAAACATAGCATTCACATCATTCTGAATGGAAATCAAGTAGCCACTGGAGAGTTTTATTTGAAAGCAAAAGCCAAAAAAAAGGGAAATTCATGA
- a CDS encoding ankyrin repeat domain-containing protein, whose translation MKMFRFYICSLLLIYLWVPQGLFAMDVKPNFKWYEKVLLYPILIPFFAVKDFVSKIENDSFRTRLHQVVIGKGNEEKIKSILKSGANPNAKDRDGRTALHLAALNHRFEYIPLLVSLGVDPRQKDDEKATVLHYMSEVKDSEILNSVLTSAINLNDKTDLTEQTVLHLFVKNGDPKMVKILLAKGAKQSIDVKDYLGNTALHYSMSSMHPQKLEVTKLLIAAGANTLSQNRKSQTAYDLGLELQKDPLIDQNILKQQLRLF comes from the coding sequence ATGAAAATGTTTAGATTCTATATCTGTAGCCTACTTTTAATTTACCTTTGGGTGCCACAAGGATTGTTTGCCATGGATGTGAAGCCAAATTTTAAATGGTATGAAAAGGTTTTACTCTATCCCATTTTGATTCCTTTTTTTGCGGTGAAGGACTTTGTTTCAAAAATTGAAAATGATTCTTTCCGTACAAGGCTGCACCAAGTTGTGATAGGGAAGGGCAATGAGGAGAAAATAAAGTCCATATTGAAGTCGGGGGCAAATCCCAATGCAAAGGATCGGGATGGTAGAACTGCCTTACACCTGGCTGCACTGAACCATCGTTTTGAATACATCCCACTCTTGGTATCTTTAGGTGTGGACCCAAGGCAAAAAGATGATGAGAAAGCTACGGTTTTACATTATATGTCTGAGGTAAAGGATTCAGAAATCCTAAACTCAGTTTTGACTTCAGCCATTAATCTAAATGATAAAACAGATTTAACCGAACAAACGGTTCTGCATCTATTTGTCAAAAATGGAGATCCAAAGATGGTGAAAATTCTTTTGGCAAAAGGAGCAAAACAATCGATAGATGTAAAAGATTATTTGGGCAATACTGCTCTCCATTATTCAATGTCAAGCATGCACCCTCAAAAACTTGAAGTCACCAAATTACTGATTGCTGCAGGTGCAAATACCCTTTCCCAGAATCGAAAAAGCCAAACTGCTTACGATTTGGGATTAGAGTTACAAAAAGATCCCTTGATTGACCAAAATATTCTCAAACAACAATTAAGACTCTTTTAG